The following proteins are co-located in the Vicugna pacos chromosome 3, VicPac4, whole genome shotgun sequence genome:
- the LOC116278926 gene encoding uncharacterized protein: MKKRLTQFVSWVDFSIHQRERRNRETPVPGYHVHRCELKDFHKAAYLGDTQTVQELLSRKKNVDSRDRKNRTALHLACASGQSAVVALLVQWKCDLNARDEESKTALIKAVQCQKEMCVTILLKQGADPNLEDNCQNTALHYAVLAEETSIAAELLRCNANIEAINQDNFTPFLVAIRENKEEMVKFLIESGANVHAIDKLERSALMLAVFHDSPDTVKLLLQKHVNASSRDLHGMSAERYAFRNGFKQ, translated from the exons ATGAAGAAGAGACTCACTCAGTTCGTGAGCTGGGTGGACTTCAGCATCCATCAGAGAGAGCGCAGGAATCGTGAGACGCCTGTGCCTGGATATCATGTCCATAGGTGTGAGCTAAAGGACTTCCACAAAGCCGCATATTTAGGTGACACGCAGACAGTGCAGGAGTTGCTGTCACGGAAGAAAAATGTagacagcagagacaggaagaacaG GACTGCCCTACACTTAGCCTGCGCCAGCGGCCAGTCAGCAGTGGTGGCTCTCCTTGTCCAGTGGAAGTGTGACCTGAATGCTCGTGATGAGGAAAGCAAGACAGCTCTCATCAAG GCTGTACAATGCCAGAAAGAAATGTGTGTCACTATCCTGCTGAAACAGGGTGCTGACCCGAATCTTGAAgacaactgtcaaaacactgctcTGCATTATGCTGTCTTGGCTGAAGAAACATCAATTGCAGCAGAGCTGCTCCGCTGTAATGCAAACATCGAGGCGATAAACCAG GATAACTTCACACCATTTTTAGTCGCCATCAGGGAGAACAAAGAAGAGATGGTCAAATTTTTGATAGAGagcggggcaaatgtacatgcAATCGACAAGCTGGAAAG atCAGCACTGATGCTTGCTGTGTTTCATGACTCGCCGGACACAGTCAAGCTGCTGCTTCAGAAGCATGTTAATGCCAGTTCTCGAGATTTACACGGAATGTCTGCTGAAAGATATGCTTTTCGTAATGGTTTTAAACAGTAA